GGACGGATCGCTTTTGAAAACCGGCATATGTGCCTCCAGGTAAGACCAGCGTAGCTGAAAAAAACGTTTCGCGCCGTGATCCAGTTCACATTTTTCGCCTGAAAATACGCGAGAATCCTTTTCTTTTTAAGGTCATGTGGTGTATGGTTTGCGAAATGCCGAAATTGTAATCCGTTGCTTGGAGAGTGCCGTATGATCAACGTCAATATGAAGTCCTTGTTGGCCAAGCTCAACACCTTCTGCACCAATACCCTGCACAATGCGGCCGGGCTCACTGTTTCGCGCACGCAGTACGAGGTCACGGTGGAGCATTTCCTGCTCAAGTGCCTTGAAGACACCGGTGCGGACATTCCGGGCGTGCTCAGGGCAAGCGGAGTCGATGCCGGAAGGCTGGTGGCCGGACTCACTGACTCGCTGGAAGACTTGAAAACCGGCAACTCGGGCAAACCCACCTTCTCTCCTCTCCTGGTGGAACTCTTCGAGGATGCCTGGCTGGTGGGGTCCGTGGATTTGGGCGACAGCCGCATCCGCTCCGGTGCAGTGCTTTTGGCCTTTCTGGCCAGGCCCAGCTTCTATGGTTCAGGGCCCTACCTGGACCTTCTGGCCCCGGTGAACCGGGAGAGCCTGCTCAAGGATTTTTGGAATCTTACCAAATCCTCCTCCGAGGCCAAGACCGCTTCTGACGGGGGAGTCGCTCCGGCGGGCGCGCCGGGAGCACCGGCGAGCGGGGAGGGCAGCTTCATCGCCCGCTTCTGTCAGGACTTTACTGCCAAAGCCAAGTCCGGGGGCATCGACCCCGTGTTCGGGCGCGACAACGAAATCCGCCAGATCGTGGACATCCTGGCCAGGCGGCGCAAAAACAACCCCATCCTGGTGGGGGACCCCGGCGTGGGCAAGACAGCGGTAATGGAAGGCCTGGCCCTGCGCATCGCCCTGGGCGACGTTCCCGAGTCGCTCCAGAACGTCTCGCTCATCAACCTGGACATGGGCCTCCTGGAGGCCGGTGCGGGCATGAAGGGCGAATTCGAGAACAGGCTGCGCGGGGTGATAAACGAGGTGAAGGCAAGCGAAAAGCCCATCATCATGTTCATAGACGAGGCCCACACCCTGGTGGGAGCCGGAGGGCAGGCCGGAGGCTCGGACGCCGCCAACCTGTTGAAGCCCGCTTTGGCGCGCGGCGAGCTCAAAACCTGCGCCGCAACCACCTGGAGCGAGTACAAGAAATACTTCGAGAAGGACCCGGCCCTGGCCAGGCGGTTCCAGATGGTGAAGCTGGACGAGCCCAGCGTGGAGTCCACCACCCTGATCCTGCGCGGCCTGCGCGACAGCTACGAGAAGAGCCACAAGGTCATCATCCGCGACGACGCCATCAAGATCTGCGCCGAATACTCCGACCGCTACATCGCGGCCAGATTCCTTCCGGACAAGGCTATCGACCTTTTGGACACGTCCTGCGCCAGGGTGAAGGTGAACCTCTCGGCCAAGCCCGCTTCCCTGGAGGACGCCGAGCGCGGCATACAGGCACTGGAGCGCGAGAAGAAGGCCATAGAGCGCGACAAGGACAACAGAATTCCGGTCGATGAGGACCGCCTGAAGCAGGTGGGCAAGTCCATCGGGGAACTCACCAAGAAGGCGGCCGAGCTTCAGGCGGCTTGGGAGAAGGAGCGCCAGGCGGCGGACAAGGTGCTGGAGATTCGCGAGCAGATCGCCCAGGCTGCCGATGCGGACAAGGCCAAGCTGGAAAAGGAATTGGACAAGGCGGACAAGGCCCTGAAGGATCTTCAGGGCGATGCCCCCATGATCCAGATCGAGGTCAATCCGGATCTGGTGGCCCAGGTGGTGGCGGACTGGACCGGCATTCCCGTGGGCAAGGTGGCCCGCGACCAGGCCGCGACGATCGCCAACCTTGAGGACCGCCTGAAAAAACGCATCAAGGGCCAGGACATGGCGCTCGAGGTGGTGGCCCAGGTCATCAAGGCGGCCAAGTCCGGCATCAAGAACCCCGACCAGCCCATGGGCGTGTTCTTGCTGGTGGGGCCCTCGGGTGTTGGCAAAACCGAAACCGGGCTCACCCTGGCCGACATCCTCTTCGGGGACGAGCGCAACGTGGTGAGCGTCAACATGAGCGAATTCCAGGAAAAACACACGGTTTCGCGCCTGATCGGCTCGCCTCCGGGATATGTTGGTTACGGTGAGGGCGGCATGCTCACCGAGGCCGTGCGCCAGCATCCGTATTCCGTGGTGCTCTTGGACGAAGTGGAAAAGGCCCACCCGGATGTTTTGAATCTCTTCTACCAGGTGTTCGACAAGGGCATGCTTTCCGATGGCGAGGGTAAGGAGATCAACTTCAAGAACACCCTCATCATCCTTACCTCCAACCTGGCCACGGACGTGATCCAGGAGATGACCAAGGAAGGGGCGCAGATTCCGTACGACACGCTGCTCGCCGCCGTGAGGCCCCTGCTTTCCCAGTACTTCAAGCCGGCCCTGCTGGCGCGCATGTCCGTGGCGCCATACGAGGCCCTTTCTCCCGACGCCATGAAGAACATTGTGGTGTTGAAGCTCGACAAGCTTGCGAAAATGCTTCTGGACAACAACAAAATGAAGATGACCTACACCCCCAAGGTGGTGGACGCCATAGCCGCCCGGTGCACCGAAGTGGAAACCGGGGCGCGCAACATCGAATATATTTTAAACGGAAATATTCTGCCACGAATGTCCCAGGAAATACTGGGGCATATGACCACCGGAGGCCTGCCTGGCAGTGTAGCGTTGGATGTGGCGGAGGACGGTTCTTTCAAGATCGATTTCGCTTAGTTACCATCTATATAAATGAAAAATGGGGGAAATCCGTACGGATTTCCCCCATTGTCGTTCTTGTAAGA
The DNA window shown above is from Desulfovibrio sp. and carries:
- the tssH gene encoding type VI secretion system ATPase TssH — its product is MINVNMKSLLAKLNTFCTNTLHNAAGLTVSRTQYEVTVEHFLLKCLEDTGADIPGVLRASGVDAGRLVAGLTDSLEDLKTGNSGKPTFSPLLVELFEDAWLVGSVDLGDSRIRSGAVLLAFLARPSFYGSGPYLDLLAPVNRESLLKDFWNLTKSSSEAKTASDGGVAPAGAPGAPASGEGSFIARFCQDFTAKAKSGGIDPVFGRDNEIRQIVDILARRRKNNPILVGDPGVGKTAVMEGLALRIALGDVPESLQNVSLINLDMGLLEAGAGMKGEFENRLRGVINEVKASEKPIIMFIDEAHTLVGAGGQAGGSDAANLLKPALARGELKTCAATTWSEYKKYFEKDPALARRFQMVKLDEPSVESTTLILRGLRDSYEKSHKVIIRDDAIKICAEYSDRYIAARFLPDKAIDLLDTSCARVKVNLSAKPASLEDAERGIQALEREKKAIERDKDNRIPVDEDRLKQVGKSIGELTKKAAELQAAWEKERQAADKVLEIREQIAQAADADKAKLEKELDKADKALKDLQGDAPMIQIEVNPDLVAQVVADWTGIPVGKVARDQAATIANLEDRLKKRIKGQDMALEVVAQVIKAAKSGIKNPDQPMGVFLLVGPSGVGKTETGLTLADILFGDERNVVSVNMSEFQEKHTVSRLIGSPPGYVGYGEGGMLTEAVRQHPYSVVLLDEVEKAHPDVLNLFYQVFDKGMLSDGEGKEINFKNTLIILTSNLATDVIQEMTKEGAQIPYDTLLAAVRPLLSQYFKPALLARMSVAPYEALSPDAMKNIVVLKLDKLAKMLLDNNKMKMTYTPKVVDAIAARCTEVETGARNIEYILNGNILPRMSQEILGHMTTGGLPGSVALDVAEDGSFKIDFA